The genome window CTTCAATCATATTGGACGAGGCAATATGTTGATGTTGCAGTAAGGTGAACCTATCCAGTGTAATATCTGATATCAGCGCTTTCAACACTTGAACCATGTGACGTTTCGTTAATCGCCTTCAAACATAAATGAGGCCATTCAGAAATCGACCGTAGAAGTCAAAGGATTGTTCTCTGATGCGGTTCGTCTCCTAAATCGTGTAATATCGTACGTAATCAAACTCAAAAGTAATTTGTAGgcgaatatacatatatatgtacattcaaTAATAATGTACGTTAATGTTTCTcttctgaaatattttattgaacataGAACAGAGTACACACAATATACTTACAAGAAATACGCCAATATAATGAACATGGCAAGTCATTAAAACCACGTTACCATCCAAAAAAGCTAGACGTATTAAAGCTATTTGGATGTTACGACATCTTAAGGTTACATGTTCTAAATACAGTATACAAGAAATGGCATGTGCATAATGCTGAAAAAGTTACCACTACGTTTTGTGTTATGTTTGTCGAATGCATGCGTGCATGCCCTCTCTAAAGGCTGAAATTTAAACgatttttccaataaaatagcGTGAAACGTTCCAttctttttaacaattttattttggtTAATAGTATGAAGAAATATTGTTACAGATTTTGAGATTTACTTTTATTTTGGACACTCTTGTCAAATGTAAGATATACACatcatattattaatatgttaggaatttattaaatacgtattttaaagataaatgttAATTCACACTGTAAGAGGTCTGCATCgtaaaaatatttgataaataaaaacgtTCACGCTAGAGTTAAGCTATTGAGAACTAAAATATATTACTCGCTAAATATTTTTAGACACGTCATCTTAAAATTGCTTTAAGAAATATATTCTAAACATATATAGTATATCAATCCTATGGGCTGTGTTGTATCAACACCACTTTGAGTCTTAAATTAAAGTCCGTCATTATGTCTTACTATTTGCCTCCACTACCAAACATTCCATAATTGTTGAATTACAGTTGTCTGGCAAATATAAAGCTACACGCATAATGATCAGACTATACATCGTTAACAACGCACTTATATTTGTATCACTGCGTCTGAATCTGTTCATTTGCATTTGTTGAAGAACCAGCTCAGAGCAACAACAGAAGAAAAACGCCATATCAGACAGGAAATAAGATATGGAGATTTAGGAAATTCAAAGAACGTTAGTTTGTGTTTATATAATACGTGATCACGGCACATCGACGCTGCTCTGTCGACGACAGTAATAAGGTGTTCTCTTCTCTTCCCCCCAGTTCACTGAAATGACATGAACATATATATCAGTCATCCTCATCAACATGTTCGTATAAGTGACTTTATTAGAAGCATGATACAGTCAAAATGACGTATACTTTATACGTGTGTAAAATTCATCATTCTTAAACTACTACCTTCATAccattattgttatttatgtcacaataacatgtttttcataaattatatCGTTTGCAGAATGATGGACCAAATATTCGAAAATGTTAACCAGATTcacacacatttaattatacaatagtTAATTTTTGATCGAAAGGTCATACATTAAAGCTTTCTAAACACAACTAAACATCAAtcaacataatttatttgttaaaactgtGCTATTCCAAGGGAAAATTTGGGGTGGAACGCCAATTCAGAAATGGGGTACAAAcacaataattgttttccaaAACAAGCTATATCAAATGTCCCCTTATACACCAAATTTGTATGCACCGGCGGCATAGCATGCATCCCTCCCGAATAGCATCGAACAATAACGACTTGAGTACATTATGTATGCAATTATATAAAggttttatttaatgattataattattagtaGACAGATCACAAAACTAAACACCGCAATTAATGCTCAGTGTGGCGGGATATAATTGCTGATTACTTTATGTGTTATTGAAGGTAAAATGATGGCTATGCATGATACACCAACAACTCCAGAAACAAAAGGAAATGACgctacaaacaacaacaaaaacaactaaaAAGTTCAAGGTTTCAATGCCTGAATTcctattttaaaggggccgtccaacagattttggcatgtattaaagcttgtcattaactgctgctctaaatgctttatattgataaatttaaacagttgaactaaaaatctccattaaaaaataagaattcaatttaaaaaagaagaaaaaacgttaacctccacagggctcgaaccactgacccctataGTCATGGAaacttggagtaaaatgtctcccgactttacccatcgaccatccacgctcatgtcaaatgcggaggtattttttttagctatataagcaatcctcgtagtttcccaaaatatcgattcgcgtcgaacgacgctttaatctgttgaACAGTCCCTTTAAGGAATGCCTCTTCAAGCTATATGGTATTTCATTCAGTGTATAGAGCCGACGtaaaatatttaatctttatcTTCCAACTTTTCTCTAAGCTTATCACATTTTTTTCTGCACACTTTTCGCTTCATATGTGTATTGGACACCGCTGATTTTAGTTGCTGCAACGTGATCACACCATGATGCGGGGTTCGATATACTGGATTCGGGATAGGGTCAAATAAGATATCTTAAAATAGGCCCTTAAAAGTCTCAATTCTTGGTTAAACAATTTATCATTTTACAAACAACGTAACTATTACAAAACAATGACATACAACAACCATACAACTGTCTGGACTTACTGGCTAATGTGACCATGTTCATTCCCCAGAGAATTGACCACACCCAGCCGACGATGACAAAGAAAGTGACAAGTTGGAGGAATGCTGACAGCAGATTGAACAAGAACGCTGGCCCGGGTTTGTTTAACATTGTCGGTGCACCGCATAACACTGTGAATGCCGATACCAATGTTCCTGGAAAATAAGTACATTCATGACTTTGAATGTCAGTATTCTTGAATTAAATACTTAAAGGGATACACAAAGATATACATTTTAGAAGaacaaaacatatgtttttaataaattcaTGTTCAAGAGAGCCGATATCAGAACTGTTTATCTGATGATAAAGTAATCGAGTACAAAAGGAGCTGACGATTTATTAACATAGATATCCAGTCTTTCGCAAATACGCTCTCAAGTGATGtgcttaagtttaaaaaaaaaataaatctttgtcTGATTTAAATACTCGTCTGCAGTCAGCTGGACAAAAGCATGACAGTTGGgtaaataatcataatattttgGTTTGTACGAAATAAGTTTCGCAACAAAGTGTCGATCTCacccaattttaatttatgatGAAATACTATGGACGTTCGATTAAGAAGTAAAACGGATTTACATGTACAgtttgtgtgtattgtgtttattacatatgttttaattaaccTCTTTGTTTTGTTAAGCTTATGTTAGTTGAACCAGTGCCTATCGTGCCAAACATGTTGTAAACAGATAGCAATGCGATCGCGATTATGGTCAGTTGTGTTCAGtggcaattaaaaaataaataatacaggaCAAATGCCATTTCATTTTTGACAGCAGGTTGCTAATGAAGAAATAGCATCTGGCAATACTGTCCACAATTCCAATATCTAAGTTAATCTTCACTTTAAATGCTAAGCGTTGGCAAAAGAAGACATGTATTAACCTAAGCAAAGGCATCCTTTCCTCCTTCATAGGAAGACGACCAATAGCTGTTTATCACAATTACCCATAAACACAATGTGTTTGATATGATTTTCAGATGAAACTTTAATGTGTactaattgataaaaaaacacattttttttcagtaACTCTCCTCGAATGTTTAtatgaaatcatttaaatactATACGAATTAACTATGAATTCATATGAAACATAAGTAGACACTAAATGATCATCTATTACGTTATTCTTTACTATATGATGATCACACACGGCCATAGTTATTAAACGTTTAATACGTTCCCAGCGCCCTGTTATCTCATTTTATCCGGTTCCAGATTTGCATTTTTATACCTGTTGCACGGTGCCCACACAATTCAGGCACACTTGGGCACAGTTCTTAAGCTGCCTGATATACCCGCAAAatgatgtataaatatttattatttattcaacatGTCAAGCATATTCAATCATAAAATGATTTACTCTAAAAGAACATTTATTATCAAGTTTTAATCTCAAATcacaaaattgtttatatttccTTACGTTGGCGCTTTGCCCTACACCTGCCATGTGAAGGTACTTTTGCCAAGACAGGATGATGACATGAGAATCACATGATGATGCTGTTATCACGACAcacaatatatgttttttttaaataaatgttgaaatcaTCATTAACTGACATACCGCTTCAAGCCTTCTGAATTCAAAATAACGTGTAATTTGTTATTTCATAGATTTATAGCGTTGGTGTATTCCTTTTAAGTTCAAGTCCTATAGCATAGTACTTATCTTATGACTCTGAAGTGAAACTATAGACTTATTTCCGCagataaataaacaaagataccGATAACATGACAGAAATGTACGGAAAGTCTGCCTATAATTACAACAGTGTTCAGTCTCTGACTTTACAACTGCTGATCGGTTAACTTTACATCAACTGCATTTATTATCGACGAAATATAACCAtttgaaaatgttcaaaaaaaAGTAGTGATAACTTTTCTATAGATCTACGTCTACGAAGACTATAAAAAATGGTATCCATAGATACTGATGCTGTCAGCATTTTTATAAAGGATCAACGATACAGACATCAAGGCGGATTGAATCCATGCATTACAAAGCGAATCACGTTACTAATTGAAATCACGATACAATTTCTCCCATGTGTACCTACATATGATAATGTATTTAG of Dreissena polymorpha isolate Duluth1 chromosome 15, UMN_Dpol_1.0, whole genome shotgun sequence contains these proteins:
- the LOC127860424 gene encoding protein stum homolog; amino-acid sequence: MDSEEERDNIIHQTKNKKSVQIVDDRPEIVEVHEKHGPLYKAIPKMPVPLAILCCILNIGLPGVGTLVSAFTVLCGAPTMLNKPGPAFLFNLLSAFLQLVTFFVIVGWVWSILWGMNMVTLAMNWGEEKRTPYYCRRQSSVDVP